From a region of the Phragmites australis chromosome 21, lpPhrAust1.1, whole genome shotgun sequence genome:
- the LOC133903421 gene encoding probable E3 ubiquitin-protein ligase RHB1A isoform X1, with the protein MGGCCCCSSRRSEAVRAPVDRCRQQNLQEHEPLSSAFDGSSPASAIVAVDTNLDTSTPDTYQAPPAPLPYDVVLAVPDNPDLEKSGTKSKIDDQQESIADQESLKVDGSCNKGFPEDKPDEEDVCPICLEEYDEGNPRSVTKCEHHFHLCCILEWMERSDTCPVCDQITLVDEMFE; encoded by the exons ATGGGTGGCTGCTGTTGCTGTTCATCGAGAAGATCTGAAGCAGTTAGAGCACCAGTTGATAGATGT CGTCAACAAAATCTCCAGGAGCATGAGCCGTTGTCTTCAGCTTTTGATGGATCATCTCCAGCCTCTGCAATTGTTGCAGTAGACACAAATCTGGATACATCCACTCCCGACACTTATCAAGCACCACCTGCACCTTTGCCTTATGATGTTGTTTTGGCAGTTCCAGATAACCCTG ATTTGGAGAAGTCAGGCACTAAGAGCAAAATTGATGACCAACAAGAGTCCATAGCTGATCAGGAGTCCTTAAAGGTAGATGGATCATGTAATAAAGGTTTCCCCGAAGATAAGCCTGACGAGGAGGATGTTTGCCCTATCTGCCTTGAAG AATATGATGAAGGAAATCCTCGCTCTGTAACCAAATGTGAGCATCATTTCCATCTTTGCTGCATACTTGAATGGATGGAGCGTAGTGATACTTGCCCAGTTTGTGACCAG ATAACCTTGGTGGATGAGATGTTTGAATAG
- the LOC133903421 gene encoding probable E3 ubiquitin-protein ligase RHB1A isoform X2 yields MLRQQNLQEHEPLSSAFDGSSPASAIVAVDTNLDTSTPDTYQAPPAPLPYDVVLAVPDNPDLEKSGTKSKIDDQQESIADQESLKVDGSCNKGFPEDKPDEEDVCPICLEEYDEGNPRSVTKCEHHFHLCCILEWMERSDTCPVCDQITLVDEMFE; encoded by the exons ATGTTG CGTCAACAAAATCTCCAGGAGCATGAGCCGTTGTCTTCAGCTTTTGATGGATCATCTCCAGCCTCTGCAATTGTTGCAGTAGACACAAATCTGGATACATCCACTCCCGACACTTATCAAGCACCACCTGCACCTTTGCCTTATGATGTTGTTTTGGCAGTTCCAGATAACCCTG ATTTGGAGAAGTCAGGCACTAAGAGCAAAATTGATGACCAACAAGAGTCCATAGCTGATCAGGAGTCCTTAAAGGTAGATGGATCATGTAATAAAGGTTTCCCCGAAGATAAGCCTGACGAGGAGGATGTTTGCCCTATCTGCCTTGAAG AATATGATGAAGGAAATCCTCGCTCTGTAACCAAATGTGAGCATCATTTCCATCTTTGCTGCATACTTGAATGGATGGAGCGTAGTGATACTTGCCCAGTTTGTGACCAG ATAACCTTGGTGGATGAGATGTTTGAATAG